GCTTCTTTTCATTGGTGGACGTAACCCAACGCGCCGTCTGCACGTTCACGCCCTCGAAAATAGCGTCGACCTTGTATTCATCCTTCAGACGCTGCGCCACCACGTCGAACTGGAGCACACCGACCGCACCAAGAATCAGGTCGTTGTTATTGATGGGTTTGAATAACTGGGTTGCACCCTCTTCGCACAATTCTGCCAAACCTTTCTGCAACTGCTTCATTTTCAGCGGGTCACGCAATTGCGCCCGGCGGAACAGTTCCGGCGCAAAGTTGGGGATACCGGTAAATTGCAGGTTTTCGCCCTGGGTAAATGTGTCACCGATGCGGATGCTGCCATGGTTGTGGATGCCGATGATGTCGCCGGGGTAGGCATCTTCCACATGCTCACGGTCGGAAGCCATGAAAGTGAGCGCGTCGGGGATTTTCACATCCTTGCCGATGCGCACATGTTTGGCCTTCATGCCCTTCTCGAACTTGCCGGAACACACCCGCAGGAAGGCGATACGGTCACGGTGTTGCGGATCCATGTTCGCCTGGATTTTGAAAACGAAGCCGGTGAACGGCTCTTCGCCCGCTTCGACCCTGCGGGTAGTGGTCGGGCGGGCTTGCGGTGCGGGCGCGTGTTCCACGAAGTCGTCCAGCAGTTCACGGATGCCGAAGCTGTTAAGCGCAGTGCCGAAATAGACAGGAGTGAGCTTGCCATCAAGGTATTCCTGCAAGTCAAATTCGTGGCTGGCACCTTGCACCAGCTCAATTTCGTCACGTAAATCCTGCGCCTGGGAACCCAACACTTCGTCCAGACGCGGGTTATCCAGCCCCTGGATTTCCTCGTATTCCTGACGGCGTTCGGTGTCGGGCTTGTAGAGGATCACCTTGTCCTGATATAGGTGGTAGATGCCCTTCAGTCGCTTGCCCATGCCGACTGGCCAGGTGATCGGCGCGCATTTGATCTTGAGAACGGTTTCCACCTCATCCAGCAGTTCGATCGGTTCCTTGCCCTCGCGGTCAAGCTTGTTGATGAAGGTCATGATTGGCGTGTCGCGCAAGCGGCAGACTTCCATCAGGTTGATGGTGCGTTCCTCGACGCCCTTGGCCACGTCGATCACCATCAGGGCGGAATCGACGGCGGTCAGTACGCGGTAGGTATCTTCCGAGAAATCCTCATGCCCCGGCGTATCCAGCAAGTTGACGATGCGCCCGTTGTAGGGGAACTGCATGACGGATGAGGTGACGGAAATCCCGCGCTCCTTTTCCATCGCCATCCAGTCGGAAGTGGCGTGGCGGGCAGCCTTGCGCCCCTTGACCGTCCCGGCCAGCTGGATTGCGCCCCCGAACAGCAGCACCTTTTCGGTCATGGTGGTCTTACCGGCATCCGGGTGGGAAATGATGGCGAAGGTGCGGCGGCGGGCGGTTTCTTGCAGGCGGTCGGTCATGGTATTTCGGGGCTAACAGATTGGAAAGGAGGCGATTATAACCGTACTTGCAGATTCATGCCTTACAGCGATGCAGGTTTTTGGTCACTTTCCAAGGCAGCCTTCAATTCCTGCTGTATGGTTTTCCTTACCACATCAGCCAATGCCTGCCCCTGAAGGAATTGCTTCAGGGCGTCGTTCATCATGCTTTGGTAGCTACCACCCGCCATTTCAGCGCGCGCCTTGAACATGGCCAATACCGTGCTATCGACACGCATGGTGATGCGGGTCTTGCCGCCTGATTCGGCTTGCAATTGCGCCAAGGCAGGGATTTGCGCAACAGGTTTGGCATCGGCAAAATCATCATCTTTGAATTTTTCGTACATATCATCTGAACTGGCTTTCATAGCGCCTCCGTTGTGGCTGGTTGGCCTTCCACGCGGAAATAAGGCGTTACGCCTTCGTGGTTGATTGGGTTAAGGGCGGCTTTGTCCGGATCGAATTCTATTTGCATACGTTAATGATATGTACAAAAGTACATATTAACAAGATGAACTATATACCAAACCAACCACCAAGCTATTATGCGTCAGGTGTGGCGGCAGGCGCTCTCCTGTAAACGGCCGGTCATGTCGGGTTAGGTTCTGAAGGGGAAGCCAACGCTTAATAGCGGAAAACACGAATAGCTGGTACATTTCTACAGCCGTGCCCCCCTACCCAATACATTTATAAATACAGCCCCATGTTTGACGAACAGAAATTCCTCCAGTTACCTGAAGCCAACCAGCAGTTGCTGGAATTCATGTCCATTATCTACGCGCCGATTGCCGCCACGCCCTTGTCGAAGCTGTCCCCGGTAGCGACAGATCCCAAGGTGTTGCGCCCCGTTCTGGCAGAAATGGCGGAGGATGGCTGGCTGACCGTTAGCACGAACAATTATTTTGCCTGTAACCCTGACATCCGTGATGAACTGACCCGCCGCAGCATTCAGGAAGGGCGCTTTGCCGGACTGGCGAAAATCGTGCTCGACGCCCTAGCCCCGGAAGCACCCAAGGGGTGGTATCAAAAGCGTTGGCCAACGGTAGAAGCCGCCCTGCGCGATTTGCGCCTGAATGCGCTGCTGGGGGAAACTCATAAACTCTCCAGCCTGTTATCAGAGGCCGACCAGCAATGCAGCAATAGCCCCAAATTCCAGCCGCACCCCTGGTTTACCTTGTGGGGGCATCCGCTGGATGAAGCCTGGCTGGACTACCTGCCCGAACCGGTATTTCTGCAAATGGTCGCCCCGGCTTATCTGCGGCAGGCCGACTGGAAAATGGAAAATGCCAGCAACTTGTGGGAACGGTACAGTGCTTTGTTGCGAACGGCGGGGTCTGGGATGTCAACCGTATGGGCGAACTTCGGCGGCACGATTTACTGGCAATTGTTCCAACGCTACCAATGGGATAGCGACCTGGCCGCCGTACCGCCAGGTGATGGCGGGGTACGGATGGAACATTGGCACCTGTTCACCGCTATCCGCGCCTTGTCGCAGGGCAAGCGGGACGAATGCATGGCCTTTTACCAAGCCGGGCTGAAACTGGTGCGCAAACGCCAGGGCAGCCGCAAGGCGCTGTATGGGACACCACTGGAATCACTGTACGTCCTTGCCCTGCTGGTTGACGGCTCAGCCGCAGCATTTAAGGAAATTACCTCCTATTTCAAGGAATTTGCTGCCAACAACCGGGGTTACCTGGCACTGGCCTATTTCGCGGATGCACGGCTGACAGGCAAGGCTCCGCCTATGGAGGGTGATGTCACTTTCTACCAGCAGACACCCCTGACTTTCCTGCTGGCCCTGATCGTGCGCCACTGGATAGGGCAGACGCTTCCTGCCGAGTGGCTGGACGGAGCCGCAAGCTACTACCAGAAGCTGAATGGCATAGGCTACCTGTGGCTGGCCGGGGAATATGCTGCCGTTCTGGCACAAGCCCTGCCTGACAAGGACAAGCGCAGATCCCTGTACCAGGGGCTAGCTGAAGCCACCCACAGCAAGGCAGGCACACAACCCCTGATCAATTTGTACCGCCCACAACAGGAATGGGAACGCACCCTGCTGGCCCTTCAACGCCTGGGCAGTGCCGCCGCCGTCAAGACGCCAGCCACCAAGGCGGGGGTAGAACGGGTGGTCTGGTTGCTGAGCCGCCACAAATATGGCTCCGGCGCAGTCGAGTACAGCATCGTGCCCAAATTGCAGAAAAACACCAAAAAAGGTTGGACGGACGGGCGCAATATCGCCCTCAAACGTCTGGCGACCGAGCCGGAGGCATTCCCGTTCCTGACGGCTGAAGACCGCCATCTCTGCCAGTCCATCAAACTTTACAGCTACGGCTATTACGACAAAAGCTACGAATTGCACATCCAGGACGCCTGGCCACACCTGATCGGGCATCCCCGCGTGTTCTGGGCTGATGCGCTCAATTCCCCGCTGGACATCCAGCAAGGCAGGGAGGAACTGCTGATCCTCAAGGAACGCGGCAAGTTGCGCATCAAGCTCTCCCCCGACATTCCCACCCACCATGACTGGAAGCCCGACAGCCATTTCGTGGTGGAGGAAACCACCCTCCAGCTGAAGCTGTACCGGCTGACGCCGAACCTGCTGCAACTCCTGCAAATCCTGGGCAAGGATGGCCTGCTGGTGCCAACGGAAGCCGAAGCCAGCGTGCGCCAGACACTGGAAGTGCTGGCTCCGATGATCACCATCCAGTCCGACATTGCGGGC
The sequence above is drawn from the Thiothrix nivea DSM 5205 genome and encodes:
- a CDS encoding BrnA antitoxin family protein, coding for MKASSDDMYEKFKDDDFADAKPVAQIPALAQLQAESGGKTRITMRVDSTVLAMFKARAEMAGGSYQSMMNDALKQFLQGQALADVVRKTIQQELKAALESDQKPASL
- a CDS encoding peptide chain release factor 3 codes for the protein MTDRLQETARRRTFAIISHPDAGKTTMTEKVLLFGGAIQLAGTVKGRKAARHATSDWMAMEKERGISVTSSVMQFPYNGRIVNLLDTPGHEDFSEDTYRVLTAVDSALMVIDVAKGVEERTINLMEVCRLRDTPIMTFINKLDREGKEPIELLDEVETVLKIKCAPITWPVGMGKRLKGIYHLYQDKVILYKPDTERRQEYEEIQGLDNPRLDEVLGSQAQDLRDEIELVQGASHEFDLQEYLDGKLTPVYFGTALNSFGIRELLDDFVEHAPAPQARPTTTRRVEAGEEPFTGFVFKIQANMDPQHRDRIAFLRVCSGKFEKGMKAKHVRIGKDVKIPDALTFMASDREHVEDAYPGDIIGIHNHGSIRIGDTFTQGENLQFTGIPNFAPELFRRAQLRDPLKMKQLQKGLAELCEEGATQLFKPINNNDLILGAVGVLQFDVVAQRLKDEYKVDAIFEGVNVQTARWVTSTNEKKLEEFKNKAAQNLAYDHSGELVYIAPTRVNLQLAQEKWPDIQFHSTREHGVDVG